The Aquipuribacter hungaricus DNA segment AGGGGTGACAGGTCCGGCACCCCGGTGCGCAGCACCCCGACCAGCACCGCCACGGGCAGGACGAAGGTGACGAGCAGCTGCTCGCCGTTGCGGAGCACGGCCATGAGGTCCCACAGCGCCTGCCGGGCCACCCGGCGCACGAGCGGCGCGGGGGCAGGGCCGGAGGCGTCCACGGACGCGGCGGCAGGGCCGGACGGGACGCGAGGAGACACGGGAGAGGTGCTCACGAGGCGTGACGCTGCTCGTCGCCGAGCCGGAGCACGAGCTCCTCCAGGCTGGGCCGGGCGAGCGTGATGCCGCCGCGCGCGCCGTTGCCGGCCTGCCACGAGGCGATGCTCACGAGCTCCTGCGCACCGCGGGAGCCGCGGAGCTCGAAGCTGCCGGGGCTCGTCTCGCGGACGTCCGTCCCCGCGCCGAGGGCGGCGCGCAGGCCGTCCAGCGGGGACCCCGGCGGCGCCTCGAAGCGCACGACCTCCTCGCCGGTCACCCGGTCCGGGGGCCCGTCGGCCAGCACCCGGCCACGGGCGAGGACGAGGACCCGGTCGGCCGCACGCTCGACGTCGAGCAGGGTGTGCGAGGACCAGAGGACCGCGCAGCCGTCCTCGGCGGCCTCCCGGACCAGCGTGAGCACC contains these protein-coding regions:
- a CDS encoding ATP-binding cassette domain-containing protein — protein: LVLPDLGLPAAAPARAVLAHHAAMHARPRPVAELAERLGVDDLGRTAVRRLSSGQRQRLAVACALVGRPEVLVMDEPTAALDPEGRRAVLTLVREAAEDGCAVLWSSHTLLDVERAADRVLVLARGRVLADGPPDRVTGEEVVRFEAPPGSPLDGLRAALGAGTDVRETSPGSFELRGSRGAQELVSIASWQAGNGARGGITLARPSLEELVLRLGDEQRHAS